A region from the uncultured Holophaga sp. genome encodes:
- a CDS encoding methyl-accepting chemotaxis protein, with product MSNSMSVKKKMILLSGAAVIGLLFVVVFSQIMTVKLFEAANYANVNTVPSLVIQGNLRDAVSNLRLQVNRHILNTDDKKMGDIEVLIKKHREEGRKALAEYEKALSDDKDKNLWEQERRAWEDYDTSIEPVLNLSRANKNEQARDLQTTNIPIALKLVDLVNQEFAYNTELAQKGAVEAQTQKSRMLWLTIIISLAVLVIVVLLAVFITRNLLRTLGGEPEEAAEVARKVAGGDLSIEVRVAAGDTTSMMASIREMVAKLAETIGQVRESAGTLVSASEQLSATAQSLSQGASEQAASVEETSSSMEEMSASIATNNENAKVTGDLALKTAREASEGGQAVASTVDAMKQIAQKIAIIDDIAYQTNLLALNAAIEAGRAGEHGKGFAVVAAEVRKLAERSQVAAQEISQLATGSVDLAVRAGSLLEVIVPSIQKTADLVQEISAASAEQNSGVGQINGALTQISQATQQSAAASEELASTSEEVSSQAMELQGMMEFFVLANARGSVGGGSRKLSKAPSKGATVGRSVTHQAQDEHNFTRF from the coding sequence ATGTCCAATTCCATGAGTGTCAAAAAGAAGATGATCCTGCTCTCCGGGGCCGCTGTCATCGGCCTCCTCTTTGTGGTCGTCTTCAGCCAGATCATGACCGTCAAGCTCTTTGAGGCGGCCAACTACGCCAATGTCAACACGGTGCCCAGCCTGGTGATCCAGGGAAACCTCCGGGACGCTGTCTCCAATCTGCGTCTCCAGGTGAACCGGCACATCCTGAACACGGATGACAAGAAGATGGGGGACATCGAGGTCCTCATCAAGAAGCACCGGGAGGAGGGACGGAAGGCCCTGGCCGAGTATGAAAAGGCCTTGAGCGATGATAAGGACAAGAACCTCTGGGAGCAGGAGCGACGGGCCTGGGAGGATTACGACACCTCCATTGAACCCGTACTCAACCTCTCCAGGGCCAATAAGAATGAACAGGCCCGCGATCTCCAGACCACCAACATACCCATCGCCCTCAAGCTGGTGGATTTGGTCAACCAGGAGTTCGCCTACAACACCGAGCTGGCCCAGAAGGGGGCCGTGGAAGCCCAGACCCAGAAGTCCCGCATGCTCTGGCTCACCATCATCATTTCCCTGGCTGTCCTCGTCATCGTGGTGCTTCTGGCGGTGTTCATCACCAGGAACCTCCTGCGGACCCTGGGAGGGGAGCCCGAGGAGGCTGCCGAGGTGGCCCGGAAGGTTGCCGGCGGAGACCTCTCCATTGAGGTGCGTGTCGCTGCTGGGGATACCACCAGCATGATGGCTTCCATCCGGGAGATGGTGGCCAAGCTGGCGGAGACCATCGGGCAGGTCCGGGAGTCCGCTGGCACCTTGGTCTCGGCTTCAGAGCAGTTGAGCGCCACGGCCCAGTCCCTGAGCCAGGGCGCCAGCGAACAGGCGGCGAGCGTGGAGGAGACCTCTTCTTCGATGGAGGAGATGAGCGCTTCCATCGCCACCAACAACGAGAACGCCAAGGTCACCGGTGATCTGGCCCTCAAGACGGCCAGGGAGGCCTCTGAAGGCGGTCAGGCCGTGGCCTCGACCGTGGACGCCATGAAGCAGATCGCCCAGAAGATCGCCATCATCGATGACATCGCGTACCAGACCAATCTCCTGGCCCTCAACGCGGCCATCGAGGCAGGCCGGGCCGGGGAGCATGGCAAGGGCTTCGCCGTAGTGGCCGCCGAGGTGCGCAAGCTGGCTGAGCGCAGCCAGGTGGCGGCCCAGGAGATCAGCCAGCTGGCCACAGGCAGTGTGGATCTGGCGGTCCGGGCGGGCAGTCTGCTGGAGGTGATCGTGCCCTCCATCCAGAAGACGGCGGACCTGGTCCAGGAGATCTCGGCGGCTTCGGCGGAGCAGAACTCCGGTGTGGGGCAGATCAACGGGGCTCTCACGCAGATCAGCCAAGCAACCCAGCAGAGCGCGGCGGCTTCTGAGGAACTGGCCTCTACCTCCGAGGAGGTGAGCTCCCAGGCCATGGAATTGCAGGGGATGATGGAGTTCTTTGTGCTTGCCAACGCCAGGGGCTCCGTTGGCGGAGGCAGCCGCAAACTCTCCAAGGCTCCTTCCAAGGGCGCCACGGTGGGGCGCTCTGTTACGCATCAGGCCCAGGATGAGCATAACTTCACCCGATTCTGA
- a CDS encoding chemotaxis protein CheA yields MDFDGAKQTFVIEARELLDAMEEALLDPESSESVNAMFRAVHTIKGSAGLFGFDHIVRFAHTVESVMDRVRDGSLAFDPELVSLILACHDHVARQIQELQEGDEEGSPETGAEGAALLERLLPYLGAVVPRTAPQAALLTHGGQAPGEEEAPGCWHLSLRFGPDTLRQGMDPTSFVRYLKTLGTIQHLAPILDHLGTGADYDPETCYLGLEIDLESPAERQVLEDVFEFVREDSRIRILPPHSKIEEYLQLIRELPEEEQFLGEILVKGKCMTPRELAEALGRQQEETLEGGAIQGRMLGTIAIQDQDIPPAVVAAALDKQKKVREKGSGEVKVVKVQAEKLDRLVDLVGELVIAAATANTLAGQSADSAMLESTAVINKLVEEIRDNALSLRMVQIGETFSRFRRIVRDVSQELGKSIELEIKGGETELDKSIVEKLSDPLMHIVRNSIDHGIEPVEVRRARGKPETGSLCLNAFHESGNIVIEVADDGGGLNRQKILAKAIERGLVPEGANLSDQEISTLIFEPGFSTADKVSDLSGRGVGMDVVRRNIDELRGIIEVETYEGAGTTMRFRLPLTLAIIDGFRVGVDATPYVIPLDMVLECLDLGPFLESEENHLINLRGEVLPFLRLREIFRTPGELPARERVVVVQYGDTRAGIVVDKLMGEFQTVIKPLGQLFRSVRGLGGSTILGSGEVALILDVPQLIQLASTSRGPLRGRIPVLA; encoded by the coding sequence ATGGACTTCGACGGCGCCAAGCAAACCTTTGTCATAGAAGCCAGGGAGCTTCTGGATGCCATGGAGGAGGCTCTCCTGGACCCCGAGTCCAGCGAGTCGGTCAATGCCATGTTCCGGGCGGTCCATACGATCAAGGGCTCTGCAGGGCTCTTCGGCTTCGATCACATCGTGCGCTTCGCCCACACCGTGGAGAGCGTCATGGACCGGGTGCGGGACGGGAGCCTGGCCTTTGATCCCGAGCTGGTCTCCCTCATCCTGGCCTGCCATGACCATGTTGCCCGGCAGATCCAGGAGCTGCAGGAGGGGGATGAGGAGGGGAGCCCCGAGACCGGCGCCGAGGGGGCTGCCCTCCTGGAGCGGCTCCTGCCCTATCTCGGGGCCGTGGTGCCCCGGACGGCACCCCAGGCGGCCCTGCTCACCCATGGGGGACAGGCTCCGGGCGAGGAGGAGGCGCCGGGCTGTTGGCACCTCTCCCTGCGCTTCGGTCCAGATACCCTCCGTCAGGGCATGGACCCCACGTCCTTCGTCCGCTATCTGAAGACCCTGGGCACCATCCAGCACCTGGCCCCCATCCTCGACCATCTGGGGACCGGGGCCGACTATGACCCGGAGACCTGCTACCTGGGGCTGGAGATCGATCTGGAGAGCCCTGCGGAGCGTCAGGTGCTGGAGGATGTCTTCGAGTTCGTGAGGGAGGACAGCCGGATCCGCATCCTTCCCCCCCACTCCAAGATTGAGGAATACCTCCAGCTCATCCGGGAACTGCCTGAAGAGGAGCAGTTCCTGGGCGAGATCCTGGTGAAGGGGAAGTGCATGACGCCCCGGGAGCTGGCGGAGGCTCTGGGCCGTCAGCAGGAGGAGACTCTGGAGGGTGGTGCCATCCAGGGGAGGATGTTGGGCACCATCGCCATCCAGGACCAGGACATCCCTCCCGCCGTGGTGGCCGCGGCCCTGGACAAGCAGAAGAAGGTCCGGGAGAAGGGCTCCGGCGAAGTGAAGGTCGTCAAGGTCCAGGCCGAGAAACTGGACCGTCTGGTGGATCTGGTGGGCGAGCTGGTCATCGCCGCCGCCACGGCCAACACCCTGGCCGGCCAGTCCGCTGACTCGGCCATGCTTGAGTCGACCGCCGTCATCAACAAGCTGGTGGAGGAGATCCGGGACAACGCCCTCAGTCTCCGCATGGTCCAGATCGGTGAGACCTTCAGCCGCTTCCGCCGGATTGTCCGGGATGTGAGCCAGGAGCTGGGCAAGTCCATCGAACTGGAGATCAAGGGGGGTGAGACCGAACTGGACAAGTCCATCGTGGAGAAGCTCAGCGATCCCCTCATGCACATCGTGCGGAACTCCATTGACCACGGCATCGAGCCCGTGGAGGTGCGGCGAGCGAGGGGCAAGCCGGAGACGGGTTCCCTCTGTCTGAACGCCTTCCACGAGTCCGGGAATATCGTCATCGAGGTGGCGGACGATGGGGGCGGCCTGAACCGGCAGAAGATCCTGGCCAAGGCCATTGAGCGGGGCCTGGTGCCCGAGGGCGCCAACCTGAGCGATCAGGAGATCTCCACGCTCATCTTCGAGCCAGGCTTCTCCACCGCCGACAAGGTGAGCGACCTCTCCGGGCGGGGCGTGGGCATGGATGTGGTGCGGCGCAACATCGACGAGTTGCGGGGCATCATCGAAGTGGAGACCTATGAGGGGGCTGGCACCACCATGCGCTTCCGCCTGCCCCTGACCCTGGCCATCATCGATGGCTTCCGGGTCGGAGTGGATGCCACGCCTTACGTCATTCCCCTCGACATGGTCCTGGAGTGCCTGGATCTGGGGCCCTTCCTGGAGTCGGAGGAGAACCACCTCATCAACCTCCGGGGCGAGGTGCTGCCCTTCCTGCGGCTCCGGGAGATCTTCAGGACCCCGGGTGAGCTGCCGGCCCGTGAGCGCGTCGTGGTCGTCCAGTACGGGGACACCCGGGCGGGGATCGTGGTGGACAAGCTCATGGGTGAGTTCCAGACGGTCATCAAGCCCCTGGGGCAGCTCTTCCGCAGTGTGAGGGGCCTGGGTGGCTCCACCATCCTGGGTTCGGGCGAGGTGGCCCTGATCCTCGATGTCCCCCAGCTGATACAGCTGGCATCCACCTCGCGCGGCCCCCTGAGGGGGCGGATTCCCGTTCTTGCCTGA
- a CDS encoding STAS domain-containing protein — protein MLEVKPSHSRGAGVLRLIGDLTIYSVGDARKDLEAQLHQQPTLTLDLSEVEEVDTAGVQLLHWLKQEAEALGGNLALQHHSPAVVEVFELLGVIAHFGDPIIVEN, from the coding sequence ATGCTCGAGGTCAAACCCAGCCATTCCCGAGGGGCAGGTGTCCTCCGTCTCATCGGAGATCTGACGATCTATTCGGTTGGAGATGCCCGCAAGGACCTGGAGGCCCAGCTCCACCAGCAGCCCACCCTCACCCTGGATCTTTCAGAGGTGGAGGAGGTGGATACGGCCGGGGTCCAGCTCCTCCACTGGCTCAAGCAGGAGGCTGAGGCGCTGGGGGGGAATCTGGCGCTCCAGCACCACAGCCCTGCTGTCGTCGAAGTCTTTGAACTCCTTGGAGTCATCGCCCATTTCGGGGATCCGATCATCGTCGAGAACTGA
- a CDS encoding response regulator: MAKTIMIIDDSTSLRQVVGIALKNAGYDVLEACDGKDALAKLTGQKIHLMISDVNMPNMDGISFLKAVRLLPAYKFTPIIMLTTEAGDEMKKAGQAAGAKAWVVKPFKPEVLLTAVSKLILP; encoded by the coding sequence ATGGCCAAGACCATCATGATCATCGACGACTCCACCAGCCTCCGGCAGGTGGTCGGCATCGCCCTGAAGAATGCGGGCTACGACGTGTTGGAGGCCTGTGACGGCAAGGACGCGCTGGCCAAGCTCACGGGGCAGAAGATCCACCTCATGATCAGCGACGTCAACATGCCGAACATGGATGGGATCTCCTTCCTCAAGGCGGTGCGCCTGCTGCCTGCCTACAAGTTCACGCCCATCATCATGCTCACCACCGAGGCAGGCGACGAGATGAAGAAGGCGGGGCAGGCCGCCGGGGCGAAGGCCTGGGTGGTCAAGCCCTTCAAGCCTGAAGTCCTGCTCACGGCCGTGTCGAAACTCATCCTCCCCTGA
- a CDS encoding methyl-accepting chemotaxis protein: protein MGAQAGSGPAVMDVEKLAEAIIPVWAGQASGVRQQTEEAIQSLTMRFAAMQGELQQALGAAGGEATRDLMVTLEACERELGTVSTAILQSQESRARIMSRIAELEKSTEQLHEMSTEVADIASQTNLLALNAAIEAAHARDLGKGFAVVADEVRKLSDRSGNTGRLITERVAQVGRSIRAGLEEAQTFAAHDEETIRRSEATIRSVLERFGRSAKALGLVTETLEGAGTRLQSEISETLIHLQFQDRTSQILQSVIRDMEKFQDRMAHNPSALEVEEWLRELEETYTTLEQKAVHHGTTFEGGGGDSEITFF, encoded by the coding sequence ATGGGGGCCCAGGCGGGTTCCGGGCCGGCGGTGATGGATGTGGAGAAGCTCGCCGAGGCCATCATCCCCGTCTGGGCCGGTCAGGCCAGTGGAGTCCGGCAACAGACGGAGGAGGCCATCCAGTCTCTGACCATGCGCTTTGCGGCCATGCAGGGGGAGCTTCAACAGGCTCTGGGTGCGGCCGGAGGAGAGGCCACTCGGGATCTGATGGTCACCTTGGAGGCCTGTGAGCGGGAGCTGGGCACGGTCTCGACCGCCATCCTCCAGAGCCAGGAGAGCCGGGCCCGGATCATGTCCCGCATCGCCGAACTGGAGAAGAGCACCGAACAGCTGCATGAGATGTCCACCGAGGTGGCCGACATCGCCTCCCAGACCAACCTGCTGGCCCTGAATGCCGCCATCGAGGCGGCCCATGCCCGGGACCTGGGCAAGGGCTTCGCGGTGGTGGCCGATGAGGTCCGGAAGCTCTCCGACCGCTCGGGCAATACCGGTCGGCTGATTACTGAACGGGTGGCTCAGGTGGGGAGGAGCATCCGGGCGGGGCTGGAGGAGGCCCAGACCTTTGCGGCCCATGACGAGGAAACCATCCGGCGCTCCGAGGCCACCATCCGCTCCGTCCTCGAGCGCTTCGGCCGTTCGGCCAAGGCCCTGGGGCTGGTGACGGAGACGCTGGAGGGAGCGGGGACGCGGCTTCAGAGCGAGATCTCCGAGACCCTCATCCACCTCCAGTTCCAGGACCGCACCTCCCAGATCCTCCAGAGCGTCATCCGGGACATGGAGAAGTTCCAGGACCGCATGGCCCACAATCCCTCGGCCCTGGAGGTAGAGGAGTGGCTCCGGGAACTGGAGGAGACCTATACCACCCTGGAGCAGAAGGCGGTCCACCACGGGACCACCTTTGAAGGCGGGGGTGGGGATTCGGAAATCACCTTCTTCTAG
- the hcp gene encoding hydroxylamine reductase: MFCNQCEQTANGTGCATYGACGKDPDVQSLQEILLYGLKGMAAYAHHARRLGKSDEAVSAFIEDALFATVTNVNFDIPTLLEMVLECGKHNLKVMEMLDQAHVEHYGQPAPKEVFMGTKAQPGILITGHDMLDLDNLLKQCEGTDVLVYTHGEMLPAFMYPKFANHPNMGGHFGGAWQLQKDEFEAFGGAILATTNCVLHPKPTYADRFYTLRVTAVPGAKRLTTDDFSEVIAKAKALGALPARDHGRTMTGFHHSVILGAAPAILDAVGKGQISRFFVIGGCDGAKVGRNYYTEYAKNAPADSFILTLGCGKYRIMGHDYGTLLGLPRLLDMGQCNNAYGAIQVAAGLAQAVGCGVNDLPLTIVLSWFEQKAVVVLLSLLYLGVKNIAIGPSAPAFVSPNVFKVLQDKFGLKLIGTDGKADVEAIFAK; the protein is encoded by the coding sequence ATGTTCTGCAACCAGTGTGAACAGACTGCGAACGGTACCGGCTGCGCCACTTATGGTGCCTGCGGCAAGGATCCCGATGTCCAGTCCCTCCAGGAGATCCTGCTCTACGGCCTCAAGGGGATGGCCGCCTATGCCCACCACGCCCGGCGCCTGGGCAAAAGCGATGAGGCCGTGAGCGCCTTCATCGAGGACGCCCTCTTCGCCACCGTCACCAACGTCAACTTCGACATCCCTACCTTGCTGGAGATGGTGCTGGAGTGCGGCAAGCACAACCTCAAGGTGATGGAGATGCTGGACCAGGCCCATGTGGAGCACTACGGCCAGCCTGCTCCCAAGGAAGTCTTCATGGGCACCAAGGCCCAGCCCGGCATCCTGATCACTGGCCACGACATGCTGGATCTGGACAACCTCCTCAAGCAGTGCGAGGGCACCGATGTCCTGGTCTACACCCACGGCGAGATGCTCCCCGCCTTCATGTATCCCAAGTTCGCCAACCACCCCAACATGGGCGGCCACTTCGGCGGGGCCTGGCAGCTCCAGAAAGACGAGTTCGAGGCCTTCGGCGGCGCCATCCTGGCCACCACCAACTGCGTGCTGCATCCCAAGCCCACCTACGCGGACCGTTTCTACACCCTGCGCGTGACCGCCGTCCCCGGCGCCAAGCGCCTCACCACCGATGACTTCAGTGAGGTCATCGCCAAGGCCAAGGCCCTGGGCGCCCTGCCCGCCCGGGACCATGGCCGCACCATGACCGGCTTCCACCACAGCGTGATCCTCGGAGCAGCTCCCGCCATCCTGGATGCCGTGGGCAAGGGCCAGATCAGCCGATTCTTCGTCATCGGCGGCTGCGACGGCGCCAAGGTGGGCCGCAACTACTACACCGAGTACGCCAAGAACGCCCCGGCCGACTCCTTCATCCTGACCCTGGGCTGCGGCAAATACCGCATCATGGGGCACGACTACGGCACCCTCCTGGGCCTGCCCCGCCTCCTGGACATGGGTCAGTGCAACAACGCCTACGGCGCCATCCAGGTGGCCGCCGGCCTGGCCCAGGCCGTGGGCTGCGGAGTGAACGACCTGCCCCTGACCATTGTCCTCTCCTGGTTCGAACAGAAGGCTGTGGTCGTCCTCCTCTCCCTCCTCTACCTGGGCGTCAAGAACATCGCCATCGGGCCCTCCGCCCCGGCCTTCGTCAGCCCCAATGTCTTCAAGGTCCTCCAGGACAAGTTCGGCCTCAAGCTCATCGGCACCGATGGCAAGGCCGATGTCGAGGCGATCTTCGCCAAGTAG